From one Trifolium pratense cultivar HEN17-A07 linkage group LG1, ARS_RC_1.1, whole genome shotgun sequence genomic stretch:
- the LOC123902582 gene encoding QWRF motif-containing protein 2-like, translated as MVTAISTTKNTKRAPTPTRPPLLPSESDNAIAPPRKPKAREVTSRYMSSSSSCSSSSFVSPPIRSNSPLVTRTVNLNRQKSTPSSATTVTVTPLMKRSQSVERRRQGTPRPNGETPVAQKMLFTSTRSLSVSFQGESFPFQVSKAKPPPATQSLRKGTPERRKVTAATVTTPTIGRGRMNGNSVQTENSNSNSNSILKSMDQHRWPAKSKQNQPNFMNRSLDCGVSLRNSNGTGNNVVRSLRNSLLDPRASHDGTLRLESNKNCGSEPEIETELVPSDNESVTSGSSSGAQCNGGGQPQRASRAIVVPARFWQEATNPLRRQVDLPSPKNGNKLIIPPKLLVQKKSVLDSPAMSPRGTVNNRLQGSPIRSAVRPVSPSKLATPSPWSPSRGVSPSRGRNGVASNLSSRFVNEPSVLSFAVDVPRGKNGENRIVDAHLLRLLHNRLMQWRFVNARADASLSVQTLNAEKSLYDAWVATSKLRESVIAKRTELQMLKQHFKLISILNEQMIYLEDWAILDRTYSGSLSGATEALKASTLRLPVFGGAKIDLLNLKEAICSAMDVMQAMASSICLLLPQVVHVKSLVVEVVNLSAKERCLLDECQDLLSMIRTMQVRESSLISHTIQMKCLPRSQQ; from the exons atggtaaCTGCAATTTCAACTACGAAAAACACGAAGCGAGCACCAACACCAACTAGGCCACCGTTGTTACCTTCTGAATCGGACAATGCAATTGCTCCGCCGCGAAAACCAAAAGCACGAGAAGTTACTTCTCGTTACAtgtcttcatcttcttcgtgTTCGTCTTCGTCTTTTGTGTCGCCACCGATAAGAAGCAATTCACCGTTGGTGACAAGGACGGTGAATTTAAACAGACAGAAATCGACGCCGAGTTCGGCGACGACGGTTACGGTTACGCCGTTGATGAAGCGGTCTCAGTCGGTGGAGCGGAGAAGGCAAGGAACTCCGAGACCTAACGGTGAGACTCCGGTTGCTCAGAAAATGCTATTTACTTCGACTCGGAGTTTGTCTGTTTCGTTTCAGGGAGAATCGTTTCCGTTCCAGGTCAGTAAAGCGAAACCGCCACCGGCGACTCAGAGTTTGAGGAAAGGTACGCCGGAGAGGAGGAAGGTTACGGCGGCGACGGTGACAACACCGACAATTGGAAGAGGAAGAATGAACGGAAATTCTGTTCAAACAgagaattcaaattcaaattcaaattcgaTTTTGAAGTCGATGGATCAGCACCGGTGGCCGGCGAAATCAAAACAGAATCAACCGAATTTCATGAATAGAAGCTTGGATTGTGGTGTTTCTTTGAGAAATTCGAATGGAACTGGAAACAACGTGGTTAGGTCATTACGGAATTCGTTATTGGATCCTCGAGCTTCTCACGATGGTACATTGAGATTGGAAAGCAACAAAAATTGTGGATCTGAGCCTGAGATTGAAACTGAGCTTGTTCCATCTGATAACGAAAGTGTAACTTCTGGTAGTTCGTCAGGCGCACAGTGTAATGGAGGAGGACAGCCGCAACGAGCTTCTCGAGCGATTGTTGTACCGGCGAGGTTCTGGCAAGAGGCTACTAATCCATTGCGGCGCCAGGTGGATCTTCCGTCTCCGAAAAATGGAAACAAATTGATAATTCCTCCAAAGCTTTTGGTTCAGAAAAAATCAGTGTTGGATAGTCCTGCAATGTCTCCAAGAGGAACTGTGAATAATCGACTGCAAGGTTCTCCTATTCGTTCTGCGGTTCGTCCTGTTTCTCCGAGTAAGCTAGCTACACCGTCACCATGGTCTCCTTCGCGCGGTGTGAGTCCTTCTCGAGGAAGAAACGGCGTTGCGAGTAATTTGAGTAGTAGATTTGTTAATGAGCCTTCTGTCTTGAGTTTTGCTGTTGATGTTCCGAGGGGGAAGAATGGAGAGAACAGGATTGTCGATGCGCATTTATTAAGACTCCTGCATAACAGGCTCATGCAATGGCGTTTTGTGAATGCTAGAGCAGATGCTTCCCTCTCTGTGCAGACATTGAATGCTGAg AAAAGCCTCTATGATGCTTGGGTAGCTACATCCAAACTACGGGAATCTGTTATAGCCAAAAGAACAGAATTACAGATGCTGAAGCAACATTTCAAGCTAATATCCATCCTGAATGAGCAA ATGATCTATTTGGAAGATTGGGCTATTCTGGATCGGACGTACTCTGGTTCCCTCTCAGGAGCAACTGAAGCGCTAAAGGCCAGCACCCTACGCCTTCCTGTTTTTGGTGGTGCCAAG ATTGATCTACTGAATTTGAAGGAGGCTATTTGCTCAGCAATGGATGTGATGCAGGCCATGGCATCCTCCATATGCCTACTGTTACCACAG GTTGTACATGTAAAGTCGCTGGTGGTTGAAGTTGTTAACTTAAGTGCAAAGGAGCGTTGTTTGCTTGATGAGTGCCAAGATCTTTTGTCAATGATTAGAACTATGCAG GTCAGAGAGAGTAGTCTGATATCTCATACTATACAAATGAAATGCTTACCTAGAAGTCAGCAATGA
- the LOC123896844 gene encoding uncharacterized protein LOC123896844, which translates to MTNYSFFLFLSVLLSTHQTGFCIFSLIPMASTMTATVADTTPPPSGATSTRQMADPTTNLFVSSDLVNSRHGDKTTPIAGSKKLKENVHKIKSNEKVNIGDQVTLEDYNPIDPSPDVAKNVNPGPIQHGTPLMPFIPKPPPPSPPGQDDYD; encoded by the exons ATGACTAATTattccttctttctttttctctctgtCCTTCTTTCAACCCACCAAACTGGGTTTTGCATTTTTAGCTTAATCCCCATGGCTTCGACGATGACGGCTACAGTGGCGGATACCACACCACCACCTTCAGGAGCTACTTCCACTCGACAGATGGCGGATCCCACCACCAACCTCTTTGTCTCCTCCG ATTTGGTTAATTCAAGACATGGTGATAAAACAACACCAATTGCAGGAAGCAAGAAACTTAAG GAAAATGTTCATAAGATTAAAAGCAATGAAAAAGTCAATATAGGCGATCAAGTAACACTTGAAGATTACAATCCAATCGATCCATCACCAGATGTAGCAAAGAATGTAAATCCAGGACCAATTCAGCATGGAACTCCTCTTATGCCATTCATTCCAAAACCTCCACCTCCTAGTCCTCCTGGTCAAGATGACTATGATTAG
- the LOC123911490 gene encoding acyl-CoA-binding domain-containing protein 3, which translates to MELVTASDLLVTASVALLISFIVAKLVSFATTDTHVHVHHQPVGPVHRVENRLTVHSPQRKSRTGFITPVHVTAIAKNLETEHDNTRDATVVSDSNVAGELPPTKSDVRDATVDSGSNVTGELPLTSSDVTEAKVDSGSNVAFELPATNSDETETKVDDSGSKVGVELTPISSNEVDTKVEFHSNVVGDFSKEETVVKSGDSVERRNDEVVEEMIEEKSTEKVDDEDEDEDEDEDDWEWEGIERSEVEKMFMEATEFVGEKGYIGNCDDDLEMELYGLHKVAMEGPCRESQPMPLKLSARAKWNAWQKLGNMSPEVAMERYISLLSDKFPEWMKNTSAGITEEKPTGSEVSESGATNSSSALSHQQIILTERELVQEFGAPKLIPDTESDSENNVKK; encoded by the exons ATGGAGCTTGTAACTGCAAGTGATCTTCTCGTAACTGCATCTGTGGCACTTCTTATTTCATTCATCGTTGCAAAACTTGTTTCCTTTGCCACCACCGACACTCATGTTCATGTTCATCACCAACCGGTTGGTCCGGTTCATCGAGTTGAAAACCGGTTGACGGTTCACTCACCTCAAAGAAAGAGCCGAACCGGTTTTATTACTCCGGTTCATGTTACTGCAATAGCGAAGAATTTAGAAACCGAACATGATAATACTAGAGACGCTACGGTTGTGTCCGATTCAAATGTTGCCGGTGAGTTACCACCGACAAAATCGGACGTAAGAGACGCTACGGTTGATTCCGGTTCCAACGTTACCGGCGAGTTACCGCTGACAAGTTCAGACGTAACAGAGGCTAAGGTTGATTCCGGTTCTAACGTTGCTTTCGAGTTACCGGCGACAAACTCAGACGAAACAGAGACTAAGGTTGATGATTCCGGTTCCAAAGTTGGTGTCGAGTTGACGCCGATAAGCTCAAACGAAGTAGATACTAAGGTTGAATTCCATTCCAACGTTGTTGGTGATTTTTCGAAAGAAGAAACCGTCGTGAAAAGTGGTGATTCTGTTGAACGGAGGAACGATGAAGTTGTGGAAGAAATGATTGAAGAAAAATCAACTGAGAaggttgatgatgaagatgaagatgaagatgaagatgaagatgattgGGAATGGGAAGGGATTGAGAGGAGTGAGGTGGAGAAGATGTTTATGGAGGCTACAGAATTTGTTGGTGAGAAAGGGTATATTGGTAATTGTGATGATGATTTGGAGATGGAGTTGTATGGACTTCATAAGGTTGCTATGGAAGGACCTTGCCGTGAATCTCAACCAATGCCACTTAAACTCTCTGCACGTGCTAAATG GAATGCTTGGCAAAAGCTGGGGAACATGAGTCCAGAGGTTGCGATGGAGCGATATATCAGCCTTCTTTCAGATAAATTTCCCGAATGGATGAAGAATACTTCTGCT gGAATAACTGAAGAGAAACCCACAGGATCAGAAGTTTCGGAGTCTGGTGCTACTAATTCGAGCTCAGCTTTGTCTCATCAACAAATAATCTTAACCGAAAG GGAACTTGTTCAAGAGTTTGGTGCCCCGAAGCTTATCCCAGATACAGAGTCAGATTCGGAGAACAAT GTTAAGAAATGA